The following are encoded in a window of Amphibacillus xylanus NBRC 15112 genomic DNA:
- a CDS encoding amino acid ABC transporter permease, with product MLLAFFDVKLAIENLPMILSGLPMTIYVSLISMGIGMVLGLFISLARQSANKLLQIPARIYISFMRGTPMLVFLFLIYFGLPAAGIEFTAFQSALIGFGLNSAAYIAEVNRAALSSVEYGQWEASYSLGLGYRDTLLGVILPQATRIAIPPLTNIFLDLVKATSLAAVITVPELFQKTQIAAGRSYDTMTMYILVALIYWPLCSLIAFIQERLEGYFNRFVN from the coding sequence ATGTTACTTGCATTCTTTGATGTAAAACTTGCAATTGAAAATTTACCTATGATCTTATCGGGCTTACCAATGACGATTTATGTTTCATTGATAAGTATGGGAATTGGTATGGTGCTAGGATTATTTATCTCTTTAGCTCGTCAATCAGCAAATAAACTTTTGCAGATTCCAGCCCGGATCTACATCTCATTTATGCGTGGGACACCAATGCTCGTCTTTTTATTCTTAATTTACTTTGGCCTACCAGCTGCAGGGATTGAATTTACTGCTTTCCAATCAGCGCTAATCGGTTTTGGTTTAAATAGTGCGGCTTATATTGCAGAAGTAAACCGTGCTGCATTAAGTAGCGTTGAATATGGGCAATGGGAAGCCTCCTATTCATTAGGACTTGGATATCGTGACACACTCCTTGGGGTTATATTACCTCAAGCAACACGGATTGCAATTCCACCATTGACCAATATTTTTCTTGATTTAGTTAAAGCGACATCATTAGCTGCGGTGATTACTGTGCCAGAATTATTTCAGAAAACACAGATTGCAGCAGGTCGTTCGTATGACACAATGACGATGTATATTCTAGTAGCATTAATTTATTGGCCATTATGTTCTTTAATTGCTTTTATTCAAGAACGACTAGAAGGATATTTCAATCGATTTGTAAATTAA